The following proteins are co-located in the Flavobacterium sp. CECT 9288 genome:
- a CDS encoding glycosyltransferase family 1 protein: MNIKNTTNIFVDCHVFDSGFQGTRTYIQGLYKALMQYEDLHLYLGSNNPKSLQTIFGDHPNVTYVKYQYHNKFWRLLVDIPKIITKNKIDFAHFQYTVSPVKRCKYIVTTHDILFIDFPEYFSFFSRFINTILYQQSAKMADIRLTVSEYSRQKLEQHFGISDYVLTPNAVDGAFFETYIKEQVKARVANEFLLNNYIIYVSRWEPRKNHQMVLKAFVDLELYKKHQLLFLGNESISNLEYKEIFYGLSPEIKNQITTINNTDFQTMLLLLRGASAAVYPSFAEGFGIPPLESVAAKIPTICSNKTAMSDFSFFNEFYFDPNNQTEFNQKLLYILENNTTAEFEKMANSIQEIFNWEKSAKVVYQLLKETTK; the protein is encoded by the coding sequence ATGAATATTAAAAACACAACCAACATCTTTGTTGACTGTCATGTTTTTGATAGCGGTTTTCAAGGTACTAGAACGTATATTCAAGGTCTTTACAAGGCTTTGATGCAGTATGAAGATCTTCATTTGTATTTGGGTTCCAATAATCCAAAATCCTTACAAACTATTTTTGGAGATCACCCTAACGTGACGTATGTAAAATACCAGTATCATAATAAATTTTGGAGACTTCTTGTTGATATTCCTAAGATTATTACAAAAAATAAAATTGACTTTGCGCATTTTCAATACACTGTTTCGCCCGTAAAAAGATGCAAATATATCGTGACAACACACGATATATTGTTTATTGATTTTCCAGAATATTTTTCTTTTTTTAGTAGATTTATTAATACCATTTTATACCAGCAAAGCGCTAAAATGGCCGATATTAGACTCACGGTTTCTGAATATTCCAGACAAAAATTAGAGCAACATTTTGGAATTTCTGATTATGTATTAACACCAAATGCAGTTGACGGTGCTTTTTTTGAAACCTATATTAAGGAGCAAGTCAAAGCTCGAGTTGCAAATGAATTTTTGTTGAACAATTATATAATTTATGTAAGCCGCTGGGAACCCAGGAAAAATCATCAAATGGTTTTGAAGGCTTTTGTTGACTTGGAATTATATAAAAAACACCAACTTCTTTTTCTAGGTAATGAAAGTATTTCTAATCTAGAGTACAAAGAAATATTTTATGGATTATCGCCTGAGATAAAAAATCAAATAACAACCATAAACAACACTGATTTTCAAACGATGTTGTTGTTACTTAGAGGAGCAAGTGCAGCTGTTTATCCTTCATTTGCTGAGGGGTTTGGTATTCCTCCGTTAGAATCTGTGGCAGCAAAAATCCCTACAATTTGTTCTAATAAAACGGCCATGTCTGATTTTAGCTTTTTTAACGAATTTTATTTTGATCCAAATAATCAAACCGAATTTAACCAAAAATTGCTGTATATTCTTGAAAATAACACAACAGCAGAGTTTGAAAAAATGGCCAATTCAATACAAGAAATTTTTAATTGGGAAAAATCAGCAAAGGTGGTTTACCAACTTTTAAAAGAAACTACAAAGTAA
- a CDS encoding oligosaccharide flippase family protein gives MFKSIGLQVFKNSRIKNGTIYGIGQIVNLISPLVVIPYLITICEKEGLGKIGVGFSFALICNVIVDYGSYINGTKAIAIGRNQVESINQKIVSIYVMKLFLLAILLFFSFLLIWFVPFFRQEQAVFFLSLLYVLGQVINPTWVFQGLENYKWISCINIISKLIYVVAVFSFINKKEDYIYANAYLGVGLIVSSVIGLFYLIKKYHLRFYSSVCKDALVLLKQEFSLTISQLLLSFYQYLPIMFISYLGGNAMAGQYRIIDQIVMIFRTYLQMFFNFIYADVCLQIHKNLKKGIIHWLRYYGLNYTVVVLLVIVAFVCTKPILLFFNIRSNELDAMNIFFKIGLIIPLFMAISIALKQLLFALNKNKEYINITIGSSIFSLLVFFIFIKNVGLEGAFLATIFIEIVIIVLYCIVLKPLIRLQK, from the coding sequence TTGTTTAAATCAATAGGTCTACAGGTATTTAAAAATAGTAGAATTAAAAATGGTACTATTTATGGAATTGGTCAAATTGTCAATTTGATTAGTCCGCTTGTGGTTATTCCTTATCTAATAACGATTTGTGAAAAAGAAGGATTAGGTAAAATAGGTGTAGGCTTTTCATTTGCCTTAATATGTAATGTAATTGTGGATTATGGCTCTTATATCAATGGCACCAAAGCTATTGCGATAGGTAGAAACCAAGTTGAAAGTATCAATCAGAAAATTGTTTCGATCTATGTAATGAAATTGTTTTTGCTTGCCATTTTACTATTTTTTTCCTTTCTATTGATTTGGTTTGTTCCTTTTTTTAGGCAGGAACAAGCAGTTTTCTTTTTAAGTTTATTGTATGTTTTGGGACAAGTAATTAATCCTACTTGGGTTTTTCAAGGATTAGAAAATTACAAATGGATTTCATGTATAAATATTATATCCAAATTAATTTATGTTGTGGCTGTTTTTTCTTTTATCAATAAAAAGGAAGATTACATCTATGCTAATGCTTACTTGGGAGTTGGATTGATTGTTTCAAGCGTAATTGGGTTATTTTATTTGATAAAAAAATACCATTTACGGTTTTATTCTTCGGTTTGTAAAGATGCACTAGTATTATTAAAACAAGAGTTTTCATTAACAATATCCCAGTTACTTTTGTCTTTTTATCAATATCTTCCCATCATGTTTATTAGTTATCTGGGAGGAAATGCAATGGCAGGGCAGTATAGAATTATAGACCAAATTGTAATGATTTTTAGGACTTACTTACAGATGTTCTTTAATTTTATTTATGCTGATGTTTGTTTGCAAATACATAAAAATCTAAAAAAAGGTATTATACATTGGTTGCGGTATTATGGGCTTAATTATACAGTAGTGGTACTGTTAGTAATTGTTGCATTTGTGTGTACTAAGCCTATTTTGTTGTTTTTTAATATACGTTCTAATGAGCTAGATGCAATGAATATTTTTTTTAAAATAGGTTTGATCATACCTTTGTTTATGGCAATTTCTATAGCTTTAAAACAATTGCTTTTTGCTTTAAATAAAAACAAAGAATATATCAACATTACCATTGGCTCTTCTATTTTTAGCCTGCTTGTTTTTTTCATATTTATTAAAAATGTGGGTCTTGAGGGAGCATTTTTAGCTACAATTTTTATTGAAATAGTAATTATCGTTTTATATTGTATTGTTTTGAAACCATTAATTAGATTGCAAAAATAA
- a CDS encoding GH3 auxin-responsive promoter family protein yields MSIKSFAAKLFAHKIYQKTQKWATEPVATQQKVLQQLIAQARTTQFGKDHHFESIKTEKDFAKQVPIRDYEALKPYVERVVQGEADILWKGKPLYFAKTSGTTSGAKYIPLTKESMPYHIEAARNAILHYIHETGKADFVDGKMIFLQGSPILEEKNGIKLGRLSGIVAHFVPKYLQKNRMPSWETNCIEDWETKVNAIVEETFHENMAVISGIPSWVQMYFEKLHQKGGKPVGEIFKNFNLFIYGGVNYEPYRAKFENLIGRKVDSIELFPASEGFFAYQDSQKEKGMLLLLNSGIFYEFIKSDEFYTQNPRRYTIGEVELNVNYVLIISTNAGLWGYNIGDTVQFTSLKPYRVIVSGRIKHYISAFGEHVIGKEVESALQEAIIGTSIRINEFTVAPQITPVEGLPYHEWFIEFDSEGSGEPENLENFAEALDNAMRKQNMYYDDLIVGKVLQKVVVTKVVKNGFQEYMKSIGKLGGQNKIPRLSNDRKIVDLLKRE; encoded by the coding sequence ATGTCAATAAAATCATTTGCTGCAAAATTATTTGCACATAAAATATACCAGAAAACGCAAAAATGGGCAACAGAACCAGTTGCTACACAGCAAAAAGTATTACAACAATTAATTGCTCAAGCAAGGACTACTCAGTTTGGAAAAGACCATCATTTTGAAAGTATAAAAACCGAAAAAGACTTTGCAAAGCAAGTACCTATTCGAGATTATGAGGCGTTAAAACCTTATGTTGAACGAGTGGTACAAGGCGAAGCAGATATTCTATGGAAAGGGAAACCTTTGTATTTTGCTAAGACATCAGGAACTACATCAGGAGCAAAGTATATTCCGTTGACTAAGGAATCAATGCCGTATCATATTGAAGCTGCTCGAAATGCGATCTTGCATTACATTCATGAAACAGGTAAAGCTGATTTTGTGGATGGTAAAATGATTTTCTTGCAAGGAAGCCCGATCTTAGAAGAAAAAAACGGAATAAAACTAGGAAGGTTATCCGGAATTGTAGCGCATTTTGTTCCAAAATACCTTCAAAAAAATAGAATGCCATCTTGGGAAACCAATTGCATTGAAGATTGGGAAACCAAAGTAAACGCCATTGTAGAGGAAACGTTTCACGAGAATATGGCTGTGATTTCCGGGATTCCATCTTGGGTGCAAATGTATTTTGAAAAATTGCATCAAAAAGGAGGGAAGCCTGTGGGCGAAATTTTCAAAAACTTTAATTTGTTCATTTATGGCGGCGTGAATTACGAACCGTATCGGGCGAAGTTCGAGAATTTAATAGGTCGAAAAGTAGACAGCATTGAATTATTTCCAGCTTCGGAAGGATTTTTTGCGTATCAAGATTCTCAAAAGGAAAAAGGAATGTTACTACTGCTGAACTCCGGAATTTTTTATGAGTTTATCAAAAGTGACGAATTTTATACCCAAAATCCAAGACGTTACACAATTGGTGAGGTTGAATTGAATGTCAATTATGTTTTGATAATTTCTACCAATGCAGGACTTTGGGGGTATAATATTGGTGATACCGTTCAGTTTACGAGTTTAAAACCGTACCGTGTCATTGTATCTGGCAGAATAAAGCATTACATATCGGCTTTTGGAGAACATGTTATTGGTAAGGAAGTAGAAAGTGCGTTGCAAGAAGCTATTATTGGAACATCAATCAGAATCAATGAATTTACAGTAGCCCCACAAATCACGCCAGTCGAGGGATTACCATATCACGAATGGTTTATAGAATTTGATTCCGAAGGATCGGGAGAACCAGAAAACTTAGAAAATTTTGCGGAAGCGCTGGACAATGCCATGCGCAAACAAAACATGTATTATGATGATTTGATTGTGGGCAAGGTGTTGCAAAAAGTGGTGGTTACCAAAGTAGTTAAAAACGGTTTTCAAGAATACATGAAATCGATTGGTAAATTAGGGGGGCAAAACAAAATTCCAAGACTTTCGAATGACAGAAAGATAGTGGATTTGTTAAAAAGAGAATAA
- a CDS encoding peptidase, translated as MSKKRLKRKLIKENLFNKRRLIILNEDTFEETFSLKLTLMNVFVVASVGAILIIIVTTFIIAFTPLREFIPGYSSSKLKREAIELALKSDSLSKAIKQNEDYLKGIKKVLTGKLEYAKFNKDSILESATTSDKEIDLSATDAELELREQVALEDQKAKSSGSKTKKSN; from the coding sequence ATGTCCAAGAAAAGACTAAAACGTAAATTAATAAAGGAAAATTTATTCAATAAGAGGCGTTTAATTATCTTAAACGAGGATACTTTTGAAGAAACTTTTTCCTTGAAACTTACCTTGATGAATGTTTTTGTAGTAGCGAGTGTAGGGGCAATACTTATTATAATTGTTACTACTTTTATAATTGCATTTACTCCTTTGAGAGAGTTTATACCAGGCTATTCATCCTCAAAATTAAAAAGAGAAGCCATAGAACTTGCTTTAAAATCAGATTCTTTGTCTAAGGCTATTAAACAAAATGAGGATTATTTGAAAGGAATAAAAAAGGTATTGACCGGAAAATTAGAATACGCAAAATTCAACAAGGATTCCATTTTAGAATCGGCAACTACTTCAGATAAAGAAATAGACTTGTCCGCTACTGATGCGGAGTTGGAGTTACGAGAACAAGTTGCACTTGAAGACCAAAAAGCAAAATCATCTGGTTCTAAAACTAAAAAGTCAAACTAA
- a CDS encoding twin-arginine translocase TatA/TatE family subunit, whose protein sequence is MNFLNITLGFMPGGSEWILIIAVVLLLFGGKKIPELMKGLGGGIKEFKNAAKEDSQTLSKKDESTPKE, encoded by the coding sequence ATGAATTTTTTAAACATAACTTTAGGTTTCATGCCGGGTGGTTCAGAGTGGATTTTAATCATTGCTGTTGTTTTACTTCTTTTTGGTGGTAAAAAAATACCGGAATTAATGAAAGGTCTTGGTGGTGGGATCAAGGAATTTAAGAATGCTGCAAAAGAAGACAGCCAGACTTTAAGTAAAAAAGACGAAAGTACTCCTAAAGAGTAA
- a CDS encoding DUF2089 family protein — translation MKLPIVCPSCENALRVSQMKCDQCETEVNGNYDLPLYLKLTRDEQDFVLEFFLSSGSIKEMAKQAGNSYPTMRNKMDDLIEKIKNLKS, via the coding sequence ATGAAATTACCAATTGTTTGTCCAAGTTGCGAAAATGCACTTCGTGTTAGTCAAATGAAATGCGATCAATGTGAAACCGAAGTAAACGGAAATTATGATTTGCCACTTTACTTAAAATTGACCAGAGATGAACAAGATTTTGTTTTAGAATTTTTTTTATCCAGCGGTAGTATAAAAGAAATGGCAAAGCAAGCCGGAAACTCCTATCCTACCATGCGCAATAAAATGGACGATTTGATTGAAAAAATTAAAAACTTAAAATCTTAG
- a CDS encoding S9 family peptidase — translation MKTKILSILLLSIQFIFAQEITGSWQGELDVQGMKLPLVFHIKKEGEKLISTLDSPKQGATNISVNTTSYTADQLTLELSALGISYSGKVTNESINGTFKQGGMELPLILSKIKGDGLAPKLNRPQTPKAPFTYKTEEVTFINSSDKNTLAGTLSEPNNFNKKEPILIMITGSGKQNRDEELFGHKPFAVIADDFAKKGIATLRLDDRGIGGSSKGSNEDTSLNFATDINAAVQFLKAKGFENIGLIGHSEGGMIAPIVASTNKDVKFLVLMAGPGQPINELLVQQIYLGGKLAGISEEELQNSNKINRIKFDFIKNYKGTSFDADFDKFIKTTGEAVAEDEKKQMKNAWFRYFIAFNPDEYVSKVKIPVLAINGSLDFQVPAKENLEAIKKSLTKAKNKNFETYEFQGMNHLFQECKTGSFAEYADIEQTISPKVLDKMSSWIIARK, via the coding sequence ATGAAAACTAAAATTTTAAGCATTTTACTATTAAGCATTCAGTTTATTTTTGCACAAGAAATAACTGGTTCTTGGCAAGGTGAACTAGACGTTCAAGGAATGAAATTGCCACTGGTTTTTCACATTAAAAAAGAAGGTGAAAAACTTATTTCAACTCTTGACAGTCCAAAACAAGGGGCCACAAATATTTCAGTTAATACAACCAGCTACACTGCTGATCAATTAACACTTGAGCTTTCTGCATTGGGAATCTCCTACTCCGGAAAAGTAACAAATGAAAGCATTAACGGTACTTTTAAGCAAGGTGGAATGGAATTACCATTAATACTTTCTAAAATTAAAGGTGATGGGCTTGCGCCAAAATTGAACAGACCACAAACTCCAAAAGCACCCTTTACATATAAAACAGAGGAAGTAACTTTTATCAATTCTTCAGACAAAAATACTTTAGCTGGCACACTATCTGAACCGAACAATTTCAATAAAAAAGAGCCCATTTTGATTATGATTACGGGTTCAGGAAAACAAAATCGTGATGAAGAGCTTTTTGGCCACAAACCCTTTGCAGTAATCGCTGATGATTTTGCTAAAAAAGGTATTGCCACTCTCCGACTAGACGATCGCGGAATTGGTGGCTCATCAAAAGGGAGTAATGAAGATACTTCATTAAATTTTGCAACAGATATCAATGCAGCAGTACAATTTTTAAAAGCAAAAGGTTTTGAAAACATTGGTTTAATTGGTCATAGCGAAGGCGGCATGATTGCTCCCATTGTGGCCAGTACAAACAAAGACGTTAAATTTTTAGTGTTGATGGCTGGGCCAGGTCAACCTATAAACGAACTTTTGGTACAACAAATTTACTTGGGTGGAAAACTAGCGGGAATAAGTGAAGAAGAGCTTCAAAATAGCAATAAAATCAACCGAATCAAGTTTGATTTTATTAAAAATTACAAAGGCACCTCTTTTGATGCCGACTTTGACAAATTTATTAAAACCACAGGAGAAGCAGTAGCAGAAGATGAAAAAAAACAGATGAAAAATGCTTGGTTCAGATATTTTATCGCTTTTAATCCAGACGAATACGTTTCTAAGGTAAAGATTCCTGTTTTAGCAATCAACGGAAGTTTAGATTTTCAAGTACCTGCAAAAGAAAATTTGGAAGCCATAAAAAAATCATTGACCAAGGCTAAAAACAAAAATTTCGAAACCTACGAATTTCAGGGCATGAATCATCTTTTTCAGGAATGTAAAACGGGTTCTTTTGCTGAATATGCCGACATTGAGCAAACCATTTCACCAAAAGTTCTTGATAAAATGAGCTCTTGGATAATCGCTAGAAAATAA
- a CDS encoding Tex family protein: MTNIDFIKKQVATEAINIQKTVQLLQEDCTIPFISRYRKDTTGNLDEVQIEHIAKLQKEYEAIVKRKEGIVKSIEEQNGLTSELDKKIQQSFDLQELEDLYLPFKKKKKTKADVARENGLEPLAKIIMAQNKDDVEFLATKYLNDNVKNEDAALQGARDIIAEWINENIFVRKQLRRLYERKATITTKVVKTKKDEEGAQKFNQYFDWSEPLTKAPSHRLLAMLRAENEGFIKFKVEVDLDEAYDIIDELVLKGDSPATPHVQLAIEDSYKRLLNPAISNEALQEAKAKADANSIQVFATNLGQLLLAPPLGEKRILAIDPGFRSGCKVVCLDEKGDLIYNETIYPHAPQNETAMAMKKIKSMVNAYNIDAISIGNGTASRETEFFIKKIAFDRAVQVFIVSEAGASVYSASKIAREEFPNYDVTVRGSVSIGRRLSDPLAELVKIDPKAIGVGQYQHDVDQSKLKEELDTTVVRCVNSVGVNINTASKHLLSYVSGIGEKLAENIVNYRSENGPFEDRKQLKKVPRLGEKAFQQGAAFIRIKDGKNPLDNSAVHPEAYSIVEKMAKDLKLKVTDLIANKEKTALIKPENYVTAEIGLLTLKDIIKELEKPGLDPRKAAKVFEFDPNVKTIKDVRTGMILNGIVNNITNFGCFVDLGIKESGLVHISQLKAGFVSDVNEVVKLHQHVTVKVTEVDEDRKRIQLTMVL, from the coding sequence ATGACAAATATAGATTTCATTAAAAAACAGGTTGCTACAGAGGCCATAAACATTCAAAAAACAGTTCAACTTTTACAAGAAGATTGTACGATTCCGTTTATTTCCCGTTATCGAAAAGATACTACTGGAAATCTAGATGAAGTACAAATTGAACACATTGCCAAGCTTCAAAAAGAATACGAAGCGATTGTAAAACGCAAAGAAGGGATCGTAAAATCAATTGAAGAGCAAAACGGATTAACATCTGAATTAGACAAAAAAATACAACAAAGTTTTGATTTACAAGAATTAGAAGATTTGTATTTGCCTTTCAAAAAGAAGAAAAAAACCAAAGCTGATGTGGCTCGAGAAAATGGTTTAGAACCTTTAGCGAAAATCATCATGGCTCAAAATAAAGATGATGTTGAGTTCCTAGCAACGAAATATTTGAACGATAATGTGAAGAATGAAGATGCTGCTTTGCAGGGTGCAAGAGATATTATTGCAGAATGGATTAACGAAAATATTTTTGTTCGTAAACAATTGCGTCGTTTATACGAGCGCAAAGCAACCATTACAACCAAAGTAGTAAAAACCAAAAAAGACGAAGAAGGCGCTCAAAAATTCAATCAATATTTTGATTGGTCTGAACCGTTGACAAAAGCACCTTCACATAGATTATTAGCAATGCTTCGTGCCGAAAACGAAGGTTTTATCAAATTTAAAGTCGAAGTCGATTTGGACGAAGCCTATGATATTATTGACGAATTGGTTTTAAAAGGAGACAGTCCAGCCACGCCACACGTACAATTAGCCATTGAAGACAGCTACAAACGATTGCTAAACCCTGCTATTTCAAACGAAGCTTTGCAGGAAGCGAAAGCCAAGGCTGATGCCAATTCTATTCAGGTTTTTGCTACTAATTTAGGGCAGTTATTGCTTGCGCCACCGTTGGGTGAAAAAAGAATTTTAGCTATTGACCCAGGATTTCGTTCAGGTTGCAAAGTAGTTTGCTTAGACGAAAAAGGCGATTTGATTTACAATGAAACCATTTATCCGCATGCGCCACAAAACGAAACTGCTATGGCCATGAAAAAGATAAAATCGATGGTAAATGCCTACAATATTGACGCAATTTCCATTGGAAACGGAACGGCATCTCGAGAAACCGAATTCTTTATCAAAAAAATTGCTTTTGATAGAGCGGTTCAGGTTTTCATCGTTTCAGAGGCGGGTGCCTCAGTATATTCGGCATCAAAAATTGCTCGTGAGGAATTCCCAAATTATGATGTAACCGTGCGAGGTTCGGTTTCTATCGGTCGCCGATTGAGTGATCCTTTGGCCGAGTTGGTAAAAATTGACCCAAAAGCCATTGGCGTAGGCCAATACCAGCACGATGTGGATCAAAGTAAATTGAAAGAAGAACTGGATACAACGGTGGTTCGATGTGTAAACTCTGTGGGTGTCAACATCAATACGGCGAGTAAACATTTGTTGAGCTATGTGAGTGGAATAGGAGAGAAGTTAGCCGAAAATATTGTGAATTACCGTTCAGAAAATGGTCCTTTTGAGGATCGAAAACAACTCAAAAAAGTACCTCGTTTGGGCGAAAAAGCCTTCCAGCAAGGGGCTGCTTTTATTCGAATTAAAGACGGGAAAAATCCATTGGATAACTCAGCCGTTCACCCCGAAGCTTATTCAATTGTGGAAAAAATGGCCAAAGATTTAAAGTTGAAAGTAACCGATTTGATTGCTAACAAAGAGAAAACAGCCTTAATTAAACCAGAAAATTATGTTACGGCTGAGATAGGTTTATTGACTTTAAAAGACATTATTAAAGAATTAGAAAAACCCGGTTTAGACCCTAGAAAAGCTGCAAAGGTTTTTGAATTTGATCCGAATGTAAAAACCATTAAAGACGTTAGGACTGGAATGATTTTGAACGGAATTGTCAATAACATTACCAATTTTGGTTGTTTTGTAGACTTAGGGATTAAAGAAAGTGGTTTGGTACACATTTCTCAACTCAAAGCAGGCTTTGTAAGCGACGTAAACGAAGTGGTGAAGTTACACCAGCATGTTACTGTAAAAGTAACCGAAGTAGATGAAGATAGAAAGCGAATTCAGTTGACGATGGTTTTGTAA
- a CDS encoding DUF1294 domain-containing protein, which translates to MTALFCFFFMINLIAFVSIGYDKFLAKNQKRRISELTLLSFVFLGGTFGSGIAMLLFRHKTAKKSYLWKFWLLATLQIALLYLCFNFGILSDKTLI; encoded by the coding sequence ATGACTGCTTTATTCTGTTTCTTTTTTATGATTAACCTAATCGCTTTTGTGAGTATAGGTTACGATAAATTTTTAGCTAAAAATCAAAAAAGAAGAATCTCAGAACTAACTCTTTTGAGTTTTGTATTTCTAGGGGGAACATTTGGTTCCGGAATTGCAATGCTACTTTTTAGACATAAAACAGCCAAAAAAAGCTATTTATGGAAGTTTTGGTTACTTGCTACTTTACAAATTGCACTGCTCTATCTATGTTTTAACTTTGGAATTTTAAGTGATAAAACATTAATTTAG